One genomic region from Anguilla rostrata isolate EN2019 chromosome 2, ASM1855537v3, whole genome shotgun sequence encodes:
- the zgc:56095 gene encoding ferritin, lower subunit-like, whose amino-acid sequence MQSPVKQNLHPESEVVINKLINIKLTASYTYLSLGMFFDRDDVALPSFSSYFLKRSVKERKQAESLLGYQNMRGGRILLQTIAKPSREDWKGGLDAMTFSLEYQKSLNQSLLELHNMANSHTDPHLCDFLEQDFLSDSHDVIKQLGDYVGSLTRLTSATQGSMGEYLFDKHTL is encoded by the exons ATGCAGTCACCAGTTAAACAGAATCTCCACCCAGAGAGTGAGGTGGTGATCAACAAACTCATCAACATCAAGCTGACAGCATCTTACACCTATCTGTCACTG GGTATGTTTTTTGACAGGGACGATGTGGCTCTCCCAAGCTTCTCAAGTTATTTCCTCAAACGTTCTGTGAAGGAGAGGAAGCAGGCAGAAAGCCTGTTGGGATACCAGAACATGAGAGGTGGTCGAATTTTGCTGCAGACTATTGCG AAACCCAGCAGGGAGGACTGGAAGGGAGGATTGGATGCAATGACTTTCTCTCTGGAGTACCAGAAATCTCTCAACCAGTCCCTGCTGGAGTTGCACAACATGGCCAACAGCCACACCGATCCTCAT CTGTGTGACTTCCTGGAGcaggacttcctgtctgacagccATGATGTCATCAAGCAGCTCGGCGATTATGTGGGCAGTCTGACCCGCCTGACTTCTGCAACCCAGGGGTCCATGGGGGAGTACCTGTTTGACAAGCATACTCTGTGA